A stretch of the Papaver somniferum cultivar HN1 chromosome 6, ASM357369v1, whole genome shotgun sequence genome encodes the following:
- the LOC113290367 gene encoding uncharacterized protein LOC113290367, which translates to MVQQAQTLQDNCEACQGAPVHEESFIVDGEDWRSPYIEYLTEGTLPYDKKAAKKLEKRSRKFFVIDGELFRRCFNQKTLKCVDQASATRIMEVSHDGEHQGKARIFIQIHDVGDVTKLLGAFRNKQKVSTPYYPQGNGQAESTNKSPLRILRRSLYDNKRACHEELPLALMAYRIAKRTSTGSSPYILVYGEDAIIPAEVIIASERILSASGVDLDSRRFRSLDMIDERRDISEHKNKQYRDRQERFYNQHVKERHFEKGELVLDVAPHVQREGSAGKFAPNWEGPFRIRKVGGSGYYKLEHADGTKIKGKRNSKVNGTWLKKFYA; encoded by the exons ATGGTACAACAAGCTCAAACCCTGCAAGACAATTGTGAAGCTTGCCAAGGAGCCCCAGTACACGAGGAATCCTTTATTGTTGACGGGGAAGACTGGCGATCCCCATATATTGAGTATCTGACTGAAGGGACTCTTCCATACGATAAGAAAGCAGCTAAGAAACTGGAAAAGAGATCCCGAAAATTCTTTGTCATAGACGGGGAACTATTTCGCCGCTGCTTCAACCAAAAGACATTAAAATGTGTAGATCAAGCCAGCGCCACCCGCATTATGGAAGTAAGTCATGACGGGGAACACCAAGGAAAGGCACGGATTTTTATCCAAATCCACGATGTTGG TGATGTAACAAAACTTCTAGGAGCCTTCCGAAATAAGCAAAAGGTATCAACTCCCTACTATCCACAAGGGAACGGGCAAGCAGAATCTACCAACAAGTCACCACTCAGAATCTTGAGAAGAAGCCTCTACGACAACAAAAGAGCATGTCATGAAGAACTCCCACTTGCCTTGATGGCATACCGAATCGCCAAACGAACATCGACAGGGTCATCTCCATACATCTTGGTATACGGAGAAGATGCCATCATACCCGCCGAAGTGATCATAGCTTCGGAAAGAATCCTATCAGCAAGCGGGGTCGACCTCGACAGTCGGCGGTTTCGTTCTCTAGACATGATTGATGAACGACGGGATATTTCCGAACACAAGAATAAGCAGTATCGTGATCGACAGGAAAGATTCTACAATCAACATGTCAAAGAAAGACACTTTGAAAAGGGAGAACTTGTACTTGATGTTGCCCCACATGTCCAAAGGGAAGGTAGTGCAGGCAAGTTTGCCCCGAACTGGGAGGGACCTTTCCGCATACGCAAAGTCGGGGGATCCGGATACTACAAACTCGAACATGCCGACGGCACCAAAATTAAAGGAAAACGAAACTCCAAGGTCAATGGAACCTGGTTAAAGAAGTTCTACGCCTAA
- the LOC113285357 gene encoding alcohol dehydrogenase-like 5, which produces VSLKLEGPRGVFPRIFGHEAVGMVESVGDNVVEVKEGDIVIPFFHPNCEECWDCKSKESNICSKFPFGGFGMPRDGTSRFTDSNGEIVNYFIKVSSFIEYTVVDICNLMKINPDFPLDKACLLSCGIPTGIGAAWNTAKVKKGSTVAIFGLGAIGLAVAEGARISGAAKIIGVDLNPEKFKIGSKFGVTDFINPKDCGNRPVNEVIKEMTDGGADYCFECVGLASLMNLAFTSCRNGSGKTIVLGVEMNGTPLSLGCYELLKGKTITGSIFGGIKAKKDIPLLAQSYINKELHLDDFITHEVNFEDVNKAFDLLIQGKSLRCIIWMGR; this is translated from the exons gtctctctcaaactt GAAGGGCCGAGAGGAGTGTTCCCGAGAATTTTCGGCCATGAGGCAGTCGG TATGGTTGAGAGCGTGGGAGACAACGTGGTCGAAGTAAAAGAAGGCGACATTGTCATACCATTTTTCCATCCAAATTGTGAGGAATGTTGGGATTGTAAATCCAAAgaaagcaacatttgctcaaagtTCCCCTTTGGTGGCTTCGGAATGCCAAGGGATGGAACTAGCAGGTTTACGGATTCTAATGGGGAGATTGTAAATTACTTCATTAAAGTTTCAAGCTTCATTGAGTACACAGTTGTAGATATCTGCAATCTAATGAAAATCAATCCTGATTTTCCTCTTGACAAGGCTTGCTTGCTTAGCTGTGGAATTCCAACTG GAATAGGTGCAGCATGGAATACAGCTAAAGTCAAGAAAGGGTCTACTGTTGCAATATTTGGTCTGGGAGCCATTGGACTCGCG GTTGCAGAAGGAGCCAGGATAAGTGGTGCTGCTAAAATTATTGGTGTTGATTTGAACCCCGAAAAATTCAAAATTG GAAGCAAATTTGGAGTAACTGATTTCATTAACCCAAAAGATTGTGGAAATAGACCAGTGAATGAGGTAATAAAGGAAATGACGGATGGAGGTGCTGATTATTGTTTTGAGTGTGTTGGATTGGCTTCACTGATGAATCTTGCTTTCACTAGTTGCCGCAAT GGTTCCGGAAAGACAATAGTCCTAGGAGTAGAAATGAATGGGACACCACTAAGCCTCGGTTGCTATGAGCTTCTCAAAGGAAAAACCATCACTGGATCGATTTTTGGAGGCATCAAAGCCAAAAAAGATATCCCACTCCTCGCACAAAGTTACATAAACAAG GAACTTCATTTGGACGATTTTATAACGCATGAGGTGAACTTTGAAGACGTAAACAAGGCCTTTGATTTACTCATTCAAGGCAAGAGCCTCAGATGCATTATTTGGATGGGCAGATAG
- the LOC113290366 gene encoding uncharacterized protein LOC113290366: MSPFQALYGCTPPHLAFPSTAAISVGVVEEYLKQIDVVMDILKDALHYYQERRKLFADLKRTKRHFEVWDKVYLKLQPYIQAFVSLRRNLKLAVKYYGTFTVLYRIILEAYKLHLPAEERIHHVFRISQLKKQIGISHTPSPALPILDTDRQILVIPAAALDSRTITRNGIVVPQLLIQWTTASAEDATWEDSTHIQHHFAKFNP, from the coding sequence ATGAGTCCCTTTCAAGCCTTGTATGGATGCACCCCTCCACACTTAGCCTTCCCTTCTACTGCCGCCATCTCAGTTGGTGTTGTTGAAGAGTATTTGAAGCAAATAGATGTTGTCATGGATATTTTGAAAGATGCTCTCCACTATTATCAAGAGAGAAGGAAATTATTTGCTGACCTTAAAAGAACAAAGAGACACTTTGAAGTGTGGGATAAGGTTTACCTGAAGCTACAACCTTATATACAGGCATTTGTGTCATTAAGAAGGAACCTCAAACTTGCTGTTAAGTACTATGGGACTTTCACTGTTTTGTACAGGATCATATTGGAAGCTTACAAGCTACATCTGCCAGCAGAAGAAAGAATTCACCATGTCTTTCGTATATCTCAGCTCAAGAAGCAGATTGGTATCAGTCACACTCCTTCCCCTGCTCTGCCAATCTTAGACACTGATCGCCAAATACTTGTCATTCCTGCAGCTGCATTGGACTCAAGGACCATCACCAGGAATGGAATTGTTGTACCACAACTGCTCATTCAATGGACAACCGCATCAGCTGAAGATGCTACTTGGGAGGATTCAACACACATCCAGCATCATTTTGCTAAATttaatccttga
- the LOC113290368 gene encoding VQ motif-containing protein 9-like gives MTENSSYDQNLKQLNKYSTNKISKPIKKYSPFDHHQQLNGYQPKQQKTHVYNINKSDFRTLVQQLTGPNSSSQFHHPLPPPQPPLIHNPKPQISSRLYSIRPPPLTTKTPVLSSATTITTVKDEEYRPQVSGLSPLPAFPSVNFTAESPISAYMRYLRSSTPTNTTNTNDFESSKGQFDFLNTCSFPSPTTTAQLEFPPTTLAPSWKNV, from the coding sequence ATGACAGAGAATAGCAGCTACGATCAAAACTTGAAACAGCTCAACAAGTACTCaacaaacaagatatcaaaaccaatcaagaaatacTCACCATTTGATCATCATCAACAACTGAATGGTTATCAGCCTAAGCAGCAGAAAACTCATGTTTACAATATAAACAAAAGTGATTTCAGAACATTAGTTCAACAGCTTACTGGTCCTAATTCTTCTTCCCAGTTTCATCATCctcttccaccaccacaaccaccactaataCATAATCCTAAACCTCAAATAAGCTCTCGTCTATATAGTATTCGTCCACCACCCCTTACAACAAAAACCCCTGTTCTCTCCTCTGCCACCACAATCACCACCGTCAAAGATGAAGAGTATCGACCACAGGTGTCGGGTTTATCACCTCTTCCGGCTTTTCCAAGTGTTAATTTCACAGCTGAGTCTCCAATTTCTGCTTACATGAGGTATCTAAGAAGCTCTACACCAACTAATACTACTAATACAAATGATTTTGAATCATCAAAGGGCCAGTTTGATTTTCTTAATACTTGTTCATTTCCTTCACCTACAACAACAGCTCAATTAGAGTTCCCTCCTACAACTCTTGCACCAAGCTGGAAAAATGTCTGA